The Streptomyces aurantiacus genome includes a region encoding these proteins:
- a CDS encoding putative hydro-lyase: MNRTQHRPAGLLDDHAHAWSPAEARSLFRTGVSGPTAGFAGGHTQANLISVPADWAYDMLLFCQRNPKPCPVLDVTDAGSWTTVLAADADLRTDLPRYRVWEHGELVEEPTGVVAHWRDDLVSFLIGCSFTFEWALTEAGVPMRHIEQGRNVSMYVTNRRCRPAGRLHGPMVVSMRPVPPERLSVAIRETSLLPAVHGSPVYCGDPGALGIEDLGRPDFGDPVDAEPDDIPVFWACGVTPQAAVMASRPPFAITHAPGQMFITDSRDEQYRVA, translated from the coding sequence GTGAACCGCACGCAGCACCGCCCGGCCGGCCTTCTCGACGACCACGCGCACGCGTGGAGCCCGGCAGAGGCACGTTCCCTGTTCCGTACGGGCGTCTCGGGTCCCACCGCAGGCTTCGCGGGCGGCCACACCCAGGCGAACCTGATATCGGTGCCGGCCGACTGGGCGTACGACATGCTGCTGTTCTGTCAGCGCAACCCGAAGCCCTGTCCGGTGCTCGACGTCACGGACGCCGGCTCGTGGACGACCGTCCTGGCCGCCGACGCCGACCTGCGCACCGATCTGCCGCGCTACCGGGTGTGGGAGCACGGCGAATTGGTGGAGGAGCCCACGGGCGTGGTGGCGCACTGGCGGGACGACCTCGTGTCGTTCCTCATCGGGTGCAGCTTCACCTTCGAGTGGGCGCTGACCGAGGCCGGCGTGCCGATGCGTCACATCGAGCAGGGGCGCAACGTCTCCATGTACGTGACCAACCGCCGGTGCCGTCCCGCCGGGCGGCTGCACGGCCCCATGGTGGTGTCCATGCGTCCCGTACCGCCCGAGCGCCTGTCCGTGGCGATCCGGGAGACCAGCCTCCTGCCCGCGGTGCACGGCAGTCCCGTGTACTGCGGCGACCCGGGCGCTCTCGGCATCGAGGATCTCGGCCGCCCCGACTTCGGCGACCCGGTGGACGCCGAACCGGACGACATCCCGGTGTTCTGGGCCTGCGGTGTGACGCCGCAGGCCGCGGTGATGGCCTCGCGCCCGCCGTTCGCGATCACCCACGCGCCGGGCCAGATGTTCATCACCGACTCCCGCGACGAGCAGTACCGCGTCGCCTGA
- a CDS encoding MFS transporter — protein sequence MSTPPPPQALPTETRPGAGEPTDEGAFAWLRALGPRGRRAFGGAFGGYALDSYDYFTLPLSMVALSAYFGLNSGQTGLFTTVTLVVSAIGGAGAGVIADRIGRVKALMITVITYAVFTVACGFAPNYETLLVFRALQGLGFGGEWAVGAILVAEYASPKHRGRTLGAIQSSWAVGWGLAVVVYTLVFQFLSDDLAWRVMFWTGALPALLVIWVRRNVKDAPEAAERRKKSPEKGSFAAIFKPGTAAAPGLLKTTVFAVLLSTGVQGGYYTLATWVPTYLKTDRGLSVVGTGGYLAFLISGAFIGYLTGGYLTDKLGRKRNILLFAILSAVCILAYANIPSGANTLVLVLGFPLGFCMSAIFSGFGSFLSELYPTAVRGTGQGFTYNTGRAVGAVFPTLVGFLADSWGVGGALVFGAIGYGLAALALIGLPETRGKELL from the coding sequence ATGAGCACGCCCCCTCCACCGCAGGCCCTGCCCACCGAGACGCGCCCCGGAGCGGGTGAACCCACCGACGAGGGCGCGTTCGCCTGGCTGCGGGCCCTCGGGCCGCGCGGCCGCCGCGCCTTCGGCGGTGCGTTCGGCGGCTATGCCCTGGACTCGTACGACTACTTCACGCTGCCGCTGAGCATGGTGGCCCTGTCGGCGTACTTCGGTCTCAACAGCGGCCAGACCGGGCTGTTCACGACCGTCACGCTCGTCGTGTCCGCGATCGGCGGTGCCGGCGCGGGAGTCATCGCCGACCGGATCGGACGCGTCAAGGCGCTGATGATCACCGTCATCACGTACGCGGTCTTCACCGTGGCCTGCGGCTTCGCGCCCAACTACGAGACCCTGCTGGTCTTCCGCGCCCTGCAGGGACTCGGCTTCGGCGGCGAGTGGGCGGTCGGCGCGATCCTGGTCGCCGAGTACGCGAGCCCCAAGCACCGCGGCCGTACGCTCGGCGCGATCCAGAGTTCCTGGGCCGTGGGCTGGGGGCTCGCCGTGGTGGTCTACACGCTGGTCTTCCAGTTCCTCAGCGACGACCTCGCCTGGCGCGTGATGTTCTGGACCGGGGCGCTGCCGGCCCTGCTGGTCATCTGGGTGCGCCGCAACGTGAAGGACGCGCCGGAGGCCGCCGAGCGCCGCAAGAAGAGCCCCGAGAAGGGTTCCTTCGCCGCGATCTTCAAGCCGGGCACGGCCGCGGCACCCGGACTGCTGAAGACGACGGTCTTCGCGGTGCTGCTCTCCACGGGCGTCCAGGGCGGCTACTACACGCTGGCCACCTGGGTCCCGACCTACCTGAAGACGGACCGCGGACTGTCCGTCGTCGGCACCGGCGGCTACCTGGCGTTCCTGATCTCGGGGGCCTTCATCGGCTACCTGACCGGCGGCTATCTCACCGACAAGCTGGGCCGCAAGCGCAACATCCTGCTCTTCGCGATCCTCTCGGCGGTCTGCATCCTGGCCTACGCGAACATCCCCAGCGGCGCCAACACCCTCGTCCTCGTGCTCGGTTTCCCGCTCGGGTTCTGCATGTCGGCGATCTTCAGCGGCTTCGGCTCGTTCCTGAGCGAGCTGTACCCGACGGCCGTACGCGGCACGGGGCAGGGATTCACGTACAACACCGGCCGCGCCGTCGGCGCGGTCTTCCCCACTCTGGTCGGCTTCCTCGCCGACAGTTGGGGCGTAGGGGGCGCGCTGGTCTTCGGCGCGATCGGATACGGCCTCGCGGCACTGGCCCTGATCGGTCTGCCCGAGACCCGTGGGAAGGAACTCCTGTGA
- a CDS encoding GntR family transcriptional regulator produces MAELNGLADDRALLGRTSTAERVSDILRSRIAEGYFPPGTRLSEDTIGNALGVSRNTLREAFRLLTHERLLVHQLNRGVFVRVLTVEDVEDIYRTRRLVECAVVRGLGEPPYAVDDLARAVADGQRATREGDWKGLGTANIHFHRELVALAGSARTDELMRSVFAELRLAFHLVDDPRRLHEPYLARNGRILQALQDGDREEAEDLLGVYLDDSLKRVVEVYGRRVSEEL; encoded by the coding sequence GTGGCCGAACTGAACGGACTGGCGGACGACCGCGCGCTGCTGGGCCGCACCAGCACCGCCGAGCGGGTCTCGGACATCCTCAGGAGCCGGATCGCCGAGGGCTACTTCCCGCCCGGCACGCGCCTGTCGGAGGACACCATCGGCAATGCGCTCGGCGTCTCGCGCAACACGCTGCGCGAGGCGTTCCGGCTGCTCACGCACGAACGGCTGCTCGTCCACCAGCTCAACCGGGGTGTGTTCGTACGGGTCCTGACGGTCGAGGACGTCGAGGACATCTACCGCACCCGCAGGCTCGTCGAATGCGCGGTGGTGCGCGGCCTCGGCGAGCCGCCGTACGCGGTGGACGATCTCGCCAGGGCGGTTGCCGACGGGCAGCGGGCGACCCGTGAAGGTGACTGGAAAGGCCTGGGCACGGCCAACATCCACTTCCACCGGGAACTGGTCGCGCTCGCCGGCAGCGCCCGCACCGACGAGCTGATGCGCAGCGTCTTCGCCGAACTGCGGCTCGCCTTCCACCTGGTGGACGACCCGCGTCGCCTGCACGAGCCGTATCTCGCCCGCAACGGCCGGATACTGCAAGCCCTTCAGGACGGGGACCGCGAGGAGGCGGAGGACCTGCTCGGGGTCTACCTCGACGACTCACTCAAAAGGGTCGTGGAGGTCTACGGCCGACGGGTGTCGGAAGAACTCTGA
- a CDS encoding GMC family oxidoreductase, whose product MNEDEFDYVVVGGGTAGNVVAARLSEDPNVTVCVLEAGPSDIGDDDVMKLERWMGLLESGYDWDYPVEPQASGNSFMRHARARVLGGCSSHNSCIAFWAPAEDLDDWAAAGCTGWSSSELLPLYRRLENNDAPGEHHGRTGPVKLRTLKSDDPCGTALLEACAQAGIPTTPFNTGRTVIRGAGWFQINSDENNIRQSSSVAYLHPILGRRPNLDVRTGVRARKLVLDGRRCVGAEYLDPDLIHTRTVRARREVIVSCGSIDSAKLLMLSGIGPAGHLREVGVDVVVDSPGVGENLQDHPEGVIMWDAKQPMPTASSQWWEAGIFYDTEPGLDRPDLMFHYGSVPFDMNTARWGYPTSENAFCLTPNVTRAKSRGTVRLRTRDYRDKPRVDPRYFTHEHDARVMTYGLKLARRIAEQPALSGWAGAELAPGPDVRTDDELLDYIHKTHNTVYHPSCTVKMGADDDASAPLDARLRVKGIDGLRVADGSVMPNLVTVNPCITTMMIGEKCADLLKEDADSAF is encoded by the coding sequence ATGAACGAAGACGAGTTCGACTATGTCGTGGTCGGCGGCGGCACGGCGGGCAACGTGGTCGCGGCGCGGCTCTCCGAGGATCCGAACGTCACCGTGTGCGTCCTGGAGGCGGGCCCCAGCGACATCGGCGACGACGACGTCATGAAGCTGGAACGCTGGATGGGGCTGCTGGAGTCGGGCTACGACTGGGACTACCCGGTCGAGCCGCAGGCCAGCGGCAACAGTTTCATGCGGCACGCCCGCGCCAGGGTGCTCGGCGGCTGTTCGTCGCACAACTCCTGTATCGCCTTCTGGGCGCCGGCGGAGGACCTCGACGACTGGGCCGCCGCGGGCTGTACGGGGTGGAGCTCGTCCGAACTCCTGCCGCTCTACCGGCGGCTGGAGAACAACGACGCGCCCGGCGAGCACCACGGCCGCACCGGCCCGGTGAAGCTGCGCACGCTGAAGAGCGACGACCCCTGCGGCACCGCCCTGTTGGAGGCCTGCGCCCAGGCGGGCATTCCGACGACCCCGTTCAACACGGGCAGGACGGTGATCCGGGGCGCCGGCTGGTTCCAGATCAACTCCGACGAGAACAACATCAGGCAGTCCTCGTCCGTCGCGTATCTGCACCCGATCCTCGGCAGGCGTCCGAACCTCGACGTACGGACCGGGGTGCGGGCCAGGAAGCTGGTGCTCGACGGGCGGCGCTGCGTGGGCGCCGAGTACCTGGACCCGGACCTGATCCACACCCGGACGGTCCGGGCCAGGCGCGAGGTGATCGTGTCCTGCGGCTCGATCGACAGCGCGAAGCTGCTGATGCTGTCCGGTATCGGGCCCGCCGGGCACCTGCGTGAGGTGGGCGTCGACGTGGTGGTGGACTCGCCCGGCGTGGGCGAGAACCTCCAGGACCACCCCGAGGGCGTCATCATGTGGGACGCGAAACAGCCCATGCCGACCGCCTCCAGCCAGTGGTGGGAGGCCGGCATCTTCTACGACACCGAGCCCGGCCTGGACCGGCCGGACCTGATGTTCCACTACGGGTCGGTGCCGTTCGACATGAACACGGCCCGGTGGGGCTATCCGACCTCCGAGAACGCGTTCTGTCTCACGCCGAACGTCACCCGCGCGAAGTCACGCGGCACGGTGCGGCTGCGGACGCGCGACTACCGGGACAAACCCAGGGTCGATCCGCGGTACTTCACGCACGAGCACGACGCGCGCGTGATGACGTACGGGCTGAAGCTGGCCCGTCGTATCGCGGAGCAGCCCGCGCTGAGCGGTTGGGCGGGGGCGGAGCTGGCCCCCGGGCCGGACGTCAGGACGGACGACGAGCTGCTCGACTACATCCACAAGACCCACAACACCGTCTACCACCCGTCCTGCACGGTGAAGATGGGCGCGGACGACGACGCCTCGGCGCCGCTCGACGCGCGGTTGCGGGTCAAGGGGATCGACGGGCTGCGGGTCGCCGACGGGTCCGTCATGCCGAACCTCGTCACCGTCAATCCGTGCATCACGACGATGATGATCGGCGAGAAGTGCGCGGACCTTCTCAAAGAGGATGCGGACAGCGCCTTCTAG
- a CDS encoding APC family permease — protein sequence MTTTAQPPEKHSNDDSELNEFGYKPELKRTLGNFHTFAAGISYISILTGTFQLFYFGYGSGGPAYWWSWPMVFVGQFMVALCFAELAARYPVAGSVYNWSKKVGNPHIGWLAGWTMLIASIVSIAAVALAYQLTLPQISSAFQFVGDGTGKYDVATNAVLLAAVLIVFTTLVNALGVKLMARINTAGVFIELIATVVLIVLFAVHITRGPQVVLETNGTGAGQPGGYLGAFLVASLASAYVMYGFDTAASLGEESLDPSRNAPRAIIRAIVASFILGGLILILALMSVSSLKGDRLSTDGLQYIVLNVLGEDAGKAMLWCVFIAVTVCALAVHTAAIRLAFAMSRDNNLPASSKLAKVHPRFQTPILPAVIIGILALAILVVNIRQPQIFTVVTSIGIILIYLAYLLVTGPMLVARLRGNWQPAGDGKFSLGRWGLPVNIVAVLWGTAMMLNLIWPRAAVYNAAAPYHWYLRWGAVLFVGIVMGGGFAYYWFVQRHRTGVLAEHQYKAADDTPLPPSSPAATPTAD from the coding sequence AACGAGTTCGGTTACAAGCCCGAGCTGAAGCGCACGCTCGGCAACTTCCACACCTTCGCCGCCGGCATCAGCTACATCTCCATCCTCACCGGCACCTTCCAGCTCTTCTACTTCGGATACGGCAGCGGCGGGCCCGCCTACTGGTGGTCCTGGCCCATGGTCTTCGTCGGCCAGTTCATGGTCGCGCTGTGCTTCGCCGAACTCGCCGCCCGCTATCCGGTGGCCGGTTCCGTCTACAACTGGTCCAAGAAGGTGGGCAATCCACACATAGGCTGGCTGGCCGGCTGGACGATGCTGATCGCCTCGATCGTGTCGATCGCCGCCGTGGCCCTTGCGTATCAGCTGACCCTTCCGCAGATCTCCTCCGCGTTCCAGTTCGTGGGCGACGGCACGGGCAAGTACGACGTCGCCACCAACGCCGTGCTGCTGGCCGCCGTACTCATCGTCTTCACCACGCTGGTGAACGCCCTCGGTGTGAAGCTGATGGCCAGGATCAACACGGCGGGCGTCTTCATCGAGCTCATCGCGACCGTCGTACTGATCGTGCTGTTCGCCGTGCACATCACCCGTGGACCGCAGGTCGTGCTGGAGACGAACGGCACGGGAGCGGGCCAGCCCGGTGGCTACCTCGGCGCGTTCCTGGTCGCGTCGCTGGCGTCCGCGTACGTGATGTACGGCTTCGACACGGCCGCCTCGCTCGGCGAGGAGTCCCTCGACCCGTCACGCAACGCGCCGCGCGCCATCATCCGCGCCATCGTCGCCTCGTTCATCCTCGGCGGCCTCATCCTGATCCTCGCGCTGATGAGCGTGTCCAGCCTGAAGGGCGACCGGCTGTCCACGGACGGCCTGCAGTACATCGTCCTCAACGTGCTCGGTGAGGACGCGGGCAAGGCCATGCTGTGGTGTGTGTTCATCGCGGTCACGGTCTGCGCCCTGGCCGTGCACACCGCGGCGATCCGGCTGGCCTTCGCGATGTCCCGCGACAACAACCTGCCCGCCTCCTCCAAGCTGGCCAAGGTCCATCCGCGGTTCCAGACCCCGATCCTCCCCGCCGTGATCATCGGCATCCTGGCGCTGGCGATCCTGGTGGTCAACATCCGCCAGCCGCAGATCTTCACCGTGGTCACCAGTATCGGCATCATCCTGATCTATCTCGCGTATCTGCTGGTCACCGGGCCCATGCTGGTGGCCAGGCTGCGCGGTAACTGGCAGCCCGCGGGCGACGGCAAGTTCTCCCTCGGCCGATGGGGGCTGCCCGTCAACATCGTCGCGGTGCTGTGGGGCACGGCCATGATGCTCAACCTGATCTGGCCGCGCGCCGCGGTCTACAACGCGGCGGCCCCGTACCACTGGTACCTGCGCTGGGGCGCCGTCCTGTTCGTCGGCATCGTGATGGGCGGCGGCTTCGCCTACTACTGGTTCGTGCAACGCCACCGCACCGGAGTGCTCGCGGAGCACCAGTACAAGGCCGCGGACGACACTCCCCTGCCGCCCTCCTCCCCCGCGGCCACCCCGACGGCCGACTGA